From a single Epinephelus fuscoguttatus linkage group LG18, E.fuscoguttatus.final_Chr_v1 genomic region:
- the LOC125906049 gene encoding uncharacterized protein LOC125906049 isoform X13: MATKVSSKYDHITCKVLIRPGSPNVYQVKPKKENIGTLTRMTLGEKDPSKLNKTILLVGETGAGKSTLINALVNYAMGVKWKDDVWFQIVEDEKKSQCESQTSDVIVYEIFGFEGQTLPYSLTIIDTPEYGDTRGTEHDDIISERLLDLFRSDDGVYEISAVGLVMKASENRLDDRLRYIFDSVVSLFGKNMEKNIVALITHSDGRTPKNVLKAIETAEIRCAKDENNQPVHFLFDNCQHEDRTEETEALQHADKTTMKGLSQFTNFLKKTESQKLKETVKLLKERIRLAACIHNLQERIEFIELKQSAIKQNQEALKKYEQEMKNNEEFTVEVDEVYKVKGPVSERRWWALGLNYGGTVCCTVCKENCHYPCTLAWYPKHCEVMKEKCTLCKDKCFVPDHEKGKPCTECVGKCCVSFHVKGKQCPVCEDKYHKSDHEKQLYCTVCTGRCPASVHVKDKQCTVCVDDCCVSGHEEGKQCPVCKGEKKESDHDKKNVEVCEQDKESSDDHTGHEREV, translated from the exons atggcaac GAAAGTCTCATCCAAATATGACCACATCACCTGCAAAGTTCTGATCCGACCAGGATCTCCTAATGTTTACCAGGTGAAACCAAAGAAAGAGAATATTGGAACTCTGACAAGAATGACTCTCGGTGAAAAGGATCCAAGCAAGTTAAACAAAACCATCTTGCTTGTGGGGGAAACAGGAGCAGGAAAATCTACTCTGATCAACGCTCTGGTCAACTACGCCATGGGAGTGAAGTGGAAGGACGATGTCTGGTTTCAGATCGTAGAGGACGAGaagaaaagtcagtgtgaaAGTCAGACATCAGATGTGATCGTGTACGAGATCTTTGGTTTTGAAGGTCAAACTCTGCCCTACTCTCTGACCATCATTGATACTCCTGAATATGGAGACACCAGAGGAACtgaacatgatgacatcatcagtgaaaGGTTATTAGACTTGTTCCGCTCAGACGATGGAGTTTATGAGATCAGTGCAGTGGGTTTGGTGATGAAAGCAAGTGAGAATCGACTGGATGACCGACTGAGGTACATCTTTGATTCAGTTGTGTCTCTGTTTGGAAAAAACATGGAGAAGAACATTGTTGCCCTCATCACACACTCAGATGGAAGAACTCCTAAAAATGTTCTGAAAGCCATCGAGACTGCAGAGATTAGATGTGCCAAAGATGAGAACAATCAgcctgttcacttcctgtttgataaCTGCCAGCATGAAGACAGGACAGAGGAGACAGAAGCTCTTCAACATGCAgataaaacaacaatgaaagGACTGAGTCAGTTCACAAACTTCCTCAAAAAAACTGAATCTCAAAAGCTGAAGGAAACTGTGAAGCTTCTGAAGGAGCGGATCAGACTAGCAGCCTGCATCCACAACCTGCAAGAGAGAATTGAGTTTATTGAACTGAAACAGAGTGCAATCAAGCAGAATCAGGAAGCTCTGAAGAAATATGAACAAGAGATGAAGAACAATGAAGAGTTCACTGTAGAAGTTGATGAGGTCTATAAAGTTAAAGGACCTGTCAGTGAGAGGAGATGGTGGGCACTTGGGTTAAATTATGGAGGAACTGTCTGCTGCACTGTCTGCAAGGAGAACTGTCACTATCCATGCACACTGGCCTGGTATCCAAAACACTGTGAGGTCATGAAAGAAAAATGCACTTTATGTAAGGATAAATGTTTTGTACCAGATCATGAGAAAGGCAAACCATGCACTGAATGTGTGGGAAAGTGTTGTGTATCATTTCATGTTAAAGGAAAACAGTGTCCTGTATGTGAGGATAAATATCATAAATCAGATCATGAAAAACAATTATACTGCACTGTCTGTACCGGGAGGTGTCCTGCATCAGTTCATGTGAAAGATAAACAGTGCACTGTATGTGTGGACGACTGTTGTGTATCAGGTCATGAGGAAGGCAAACAATGTCCTGTATGTAAGGGTGAAAAAAAGGAATCAgatcatgataaaaaaaatgtggaagTATGTGAGCAAGACAAGGAAAGTTCAGATGACCATACAGGACATGAAAGAGAAGTATGA
- the LOC125906056 gene encoding G-protein coupled receptor-associated protein LMBRD2B produces MSGAALGIEIVVVFFLALFLLHRYGDFKKQQRMVLFGTLLAWYLCFLIVFILPLDVSTTIYKQCKIDHEEHAAVPTASLLPSNHTTANTSVTPTKSVPKPCYKPWSYIPDGIMPVFWRVVYWTSQCLTWLLLPFMQSYARSGGFSITGKIKTALIENAIYYGTYLLIFGSLLIYVAVHPQWHLSWYELQTIGITAANTWGLFLLVLLLGYGLVEIPRSYWNASRHGHLLIKTYFKASKLMTEKADAEENLEDIMEEVRKVSESIKYNHPLRKYIDTILRKCPVDYQEKMGRNMDDYEDFDDKQNTYPSEKSLVKLHKQVIYAVQRHNRTRVQWQILLKQAIHLEDIAKNETSSTHQFVHSFPSSEPAGWFSRYVYTPTVEWYWECLLKRWFYRLLSVVLTLFSVAVVWSECTFFSTRPVLSLFAVFIQLAERDYNYLYIEMACFITIFFLCTCVYSTVFRIRVFNYYYLASHHQTDAYSLQFSGMLFCRLTPPLCLNFLGLIHMDSAISHQQKEQTAYTSIMGSMRVLSFIANGFYIYYPMLIVILCIATYFSLGTRCLNLLGFQQFVGDSEMTSDLIDEGKELIRREKRKRQRIEDGENRRREWKERYGNQREDYTARNRSSHEMKETSYSDTVTPSNNRQAKYSRSGNRSERDCIELLQDAEPLDFNAESLTDDPLDAESGRHAGGRYLSMSSSRSRIFDDV; encoded by the exons ATGAGCGGAGCTGCTCTGGGCATCGAGATTGTGGTGGTGTTTTTCCTGGCGCTGTTCCTGCTGCACCGATATGGAGACTTCAAGAAGCAGCAGCGCATGGTGCTGTTCGGCACGCTGCTGGCCTGGTACCTGTGCTTCCTCATCGTCTTCATATTACCTCTGGACGTCAGCACG ACCATCTACAAGCAGTGTAAGATAGACCATGAGGAACACGCCGCTGTCCCCACCGCCAGCCTGTTACCATCCAATCACACCACAGCTAACACATCTGTTACACCCACCAAGAG CGTCCCGAAGCCGTGCTACAAGCCATGGAGCTACATCCCTGACGGCATCATGCCTGTGTTCTGGAGGGTGGTGTACTGGACGTCTCAGTGTCTCACATG gctgctgctgccctTCATGCAGTCCTACGCCCGCTCTGGAGGCTTCTCCATCACCGGGAAAATAAAAACCGCCCTGATAGAGAACGCCATTTATTACGGGACCTATCTGCTCATCTTCGGCTCTCTGCTCATATACGTGGCTGTGCACCCTCAGTGGCATCTGTCCTG GTACGAGCTGCAGACCATCGGCATCACAGCGGCTAACACCTGGGGCCTGTtcctgctggtgctgctgctcgGTTATGGTCTAGTGGAGATCCCTCGCTCCTACTGGAACGCTTCACGACACGGACACTTGCTCATCAAGACCTACTTCAAGGCCTCCAAGCTGATGACAGAGAAGGCGGACGCAGAGGAGAACCTGGAGGACATCATGGAG GAGGTGAGAAAAGTCAGTGAATCCATCAAGTATAACCATCCGCTGAGGAAGTACATCGACACAATCCTCAGAAAG TGTCCGGTGGATTACCAAGAGAAGATGGGCAGGAACATGGACGACTATGAGGACTTTGACGACAAACAAAACACCTATCCCAGTGAGAAGAGTCTGGTGAAGCTTCATAAACAG GTGATCTATGCGGTCCAGAGACACAACAGGACTCGTGTCCAGTGGCAGATCCTCCTGAAGCAGGCCATCCACCTGGAGGACATAGCCAAGAACGAGACCAGTTCAACCCACCAGTTCGTCCACAGCTTCCCGTCCTCTGAGCCAGCCGGCTGGTTCAGCAGATACGTGTACACGCCGACTGTAG AGTGGTACTGGGAGTGTCTCCTGAAGCGCTGGTTCTATCGGCTGCTGTCAGTGGTCCTGACCCTGTTCAGTGTGGCCGTGGTCTGGTCTGAGTGCACCTTCTTCAGCACCCGGCCCGTCCTGTCTCTGTTCGCTGTGTTCATCCAGCTGGCTGAGAGAGACTACAACTACCTGTACATcgag ATGGCGTGCTTCATCACAATCTTCTTCCTGTGCACCTGCGTTTACTCCACCGTGTTCCGCATCCGGGTTTTCAACTACTACTACCTGGCCTCCCATCACCAGACTGACGCCTATAGCCTCCAGTTCAGCGGCAT GTTGTTCTGTCGTCTGACGCCTCCTCTGTGTCTCAACTTCCTGGGTCTGATCCACATGGACTCGGCCATCTCCCACCAGCAGAAGGAACAGACTGCGTACACCTCC ATCATGGGATCGATGCGTGTCCTCTCTTTCATCGCTAACGGCTTCTACATCTACTACCCCATGCTGATAGTGATCCTCTGTATCGCCACCTACTTCAG TTTGGGGACTCGCTGCCTGAACCTTCTGGGCTTCCAGCAGTTTGTTGGTGACAGCGAAATGACGTCGGACCTGATCGACGAGGGCAAGGAGCTGATTCGCCGCG AGAAAAGGAAGCGGCAAAGGATTGAAGACGGCGAGAACAGACGGAGG gaGTGGAAGGAGCGTTATGGAAACCAGAGAGAAGACTACACAGCGAGGAACAGGAGCAGTCATGAGATGAAGGAGACCAGTTACTCCGACACCGTGACGCCCAGCAACAACAGGC AGGCGAAATATTCTCGCTCTGGGAATCGCTCAGAGAGAGACTGTATCGAGCTGCTGCAGGACGCCGAACCTTTAGACTTCAACGCCGAGTCTCTGACGGACGATCCTCTGGACGCAGAGTCTGGCAG acACGCGGGAGGACGATATCTGTCCATGTCGTCGTCTCGGAGCCGAATATTCGACGACGTCTGA